In the genome of Treponema pedis, one region contains:
- a CDS encoding GNAT family N-acetyltransferase, protein MYIKKMIGSKCYLSPIKTEDAEKYAMWINDEEVSDNLTMASMSLSAETEYEILQRISKEHNYGIIDLQTDSLIGSTGLSGIDYINRSANLGIFIGNKEFWNKGYGVEALSLLINYAYKKLNLHNLSLNVYSFNKRAIACYTKIGFKKAGVIRQSIIRNLEYHDTILMDILPEEFYKLNPQYK, encoded by the coding sequence ATGTACATAAAAAAAATGATAGGCTCAAAGTGTTATTTGTCTCCAATAAAAACGGAAGATGCGGAAAAATATGCAATGTGGATAAACGATGAAGAAGTTTCCGATAATCTTACAATGGCTTCCATGTCTTTATCGGCAGAGACGGAATATGAAATACTCCAGCGTATTTCCAAAGAACATAATTACGGTATTATAGATTTACAAACCGACTCCCTTATCGGAAGCACAGGCTTAAGCGGTATCGATTATATTAATAGGTCTGCAAATTTAGGCATCTTTATCGGAAATAAAGAATTTTGGAATAAGGGCTACGGAGTTGAAGCTCTTTCACTTTTAATAAATTATGCTTACAAAAAACTTAATTTGCATAATTTATCGCTTAATGTATATTCTTTTAATAAAAGAGCAATTGCATGCTATACAAAAATCGGGTTTAAAAAAGCGGGAGTAATACGCCAAAGTATTATAAGAAATTTGGAGTATCACGATACAATTTTAATGGACATTTTACCGGAAGAATTTTATAAGTTAAATCCTCAATATAAATAA
- the pth gene encoding aminoacyl-tRNA hydrolase, with translation MIELIAFLGNYGKKYENTRHNAAWIFSGLLDISCGVVWQNKFKGQYAKINPSYPEGKIVHLLKPETFVNLSGESVGAAASFFRLKPENILIVHDELELKPGILSFKWAGGLGGHNGLRSVKSALGTADFFRLRIGIGRPDFSDRGGEENPDIAGYVLSKFAQSELDILNSQVPALNVFFKELLQAEEPKILLKEWAKVLPKTF, from the coding sequence ATGATTGAACTGATAGCTTTTTTAGGAAACTACGGAAAAAAATATGAAAATACCCGCCATAATGCCGCATGGATTTTTAGCGGCTTATTGGATATAAGTTGCGGTGTTGTATGGCAAAATAAATTTAAGGGGCAATATGCAAAAATAAACCCTTCTTATCCTGAAGGAAAAATCGTGCATTTATTAAAGCCTGAAACTTTTGTAAATTTGTCGGGAGAAAGCGTAGGAGCCGCCGCTTCGTTTTTTCGGTTAAAGCCTGAAAATATTTTAATAGTGCACGATGAACTTGAATTAAAACCGGGCATATTAAGTTTTAAGTGGGCTGGAGGCTTGGGCGGACACAACGGGCTTCGTTCCGTAAAAAGCGCTTTGGGTACTGCCGATTTTTTCAGACTTAGAATAGGAATAGGACGGCCGGATTTTTCCGATAGGGGCGGGGAAGAAAACCCGGATATTGCAGGCTATGTGCTTTCAAAATTTGCTCAATCGGAACTTGACATTTTAAACTCGCAAGTGCCTGCATTAAATGTTTTTTTTAAAGAGCTTTTACAGGCGGAAGAGCCTAAGATTTTATTAAAAGAGTGGGCAAAGGTATTACCTAAAACTTTTTAA
- a CDS encoding PHP domain-containing protein encodes MVDLHTHSTASDGTFTPAQLIKAAKKAGLFAIALTDHDILAGLDEAEAEAKNLNIIFIRGIEISINWQPGEFHLLGLDLRKPSRELDKLLKKLQSERENRNFLIAEKLRGEGFNITYEKVKEFAGGKGGVGRPHFAAYMEAHKMVKNMQKAFDRYLGKHCPCFVEKQNAVFEEAVSAIDSAGGIPVLAHPMSLYLSWAHLPKAIENLKERGLIGIEAWNASTRYNDCKRLEALADKLNMPITAGSDFHGTIRKDRKLGFTSGGIKIENRFYENLRSVHPDLPPLPFDGEI; translated from the coding sequence ATGGTTGATTTACATACACATTCCACAGCTTCGGACGGTACTTTTACACCTGCGCAGCTTATTAAAGCGGCAAAAAAGGCCGGTCTTTTTGCAATAGCTTTAACCGACCACGATATTCTTGCAGGGCTTGACGAGGCCGAAGCCGAAGCGAAAAACTTAAATATTATTTTTATACGGGGAATTGAAATCAGTATAAACTGGCAGCCGGGAGAGTTTCACCTTTTGGGCCTTGATTTACGGAAGCCTTCCCGTGAGTTGGATAAACTTTTAAAAAAACTTCAAAGCGAGCGTGAAAACAGAAACTTTCTTATTGCCGAAAAACTTAGAGGTGAGGGCTTTAATATAACCTACGAAAAGGTTAAAGAATTTGCAGGCGGAAAAGGAGGGGTAGGGCGGCCGCATTTTGCGGCATATATGGAGGCACATAAAATGGTAAAAAATATGCAAAAAGCCTTTGACAGGTATTTGGGGAAGCACTGCCCCTGTTTTGTGGAAAAACAAAATGCCGTTTTTGAAGAAGCCGTAAGTGCAATTGACTCTGCAGGCGGGATACCCGTACTTGCGCACCCTATGTCCTTATATCTTTCGTGGGCTCATCTTCCGAAGGCTATAGAAAACTTAAAGGAGCGCGGACTTATCGGAATTGAAGCGTGGAACGCTTCCACGCGGTACAATGACTGTAAACGTCTTGAAGCCCTTGCCGATAAATTAAATATGCCGATAACGGCAGGAAGCGATTTTCACGGAACAATACGTAAGGATAGAAAACTGGGGTTTACCTCAGGCGGTATAAAAATCGAAAACCGTTTTTATGAAAACTTGCGCTCTGTTCACCCGGATTTACCGCCCTTACCTTTTGACGGAGAAATTTAA
- the pyk gene encoding pyruvate kinase: MKKTKIVCTIGPASESERVLKEMFKAGLNVCRLNFSHGTHEEHKIKIDRIKKVREDLGLPIAIMLDTKGPEIRLGNFEKPAEIVQGQEFIITSREVTGTNQICSISYKNLTKDIKLKSRILINDGMLELQVIDILNDTDIECVAVNSGTLTSKKGVNIPGLRVNIPYMSEKDIADIEFAIENDLDFIAASFIQNADDVMQIKNILNKHNSTIAVIAKIENQEGLDNIDSILEVADGIMVARGDLGVEIPPEKIPHEQKKLIRKANLAGKLVITATQMLESMTHNLRPTRAEVTDVANAILDGTSAVMLSGETAAGEYPVETVAMMNSIAVTTEATLDYEKLFLENASLHETTVTNALARATCSTALSLGANVIITASASGITPRALSKFKPKIPIIAITPSVHAMRKLSLEWDVYPVLSPIIHSTDNMFNICSQIAKEAGYVKTGDLAILTAGIPIGQSGSTNLLKVQTIE; this comes from the coding sequence ATGAAAAAAACCAAAATAGTATGTACCATCGGGCCCGCATCCGAATCGGAGCGTGTATTAAAAGAAATGTTTAAGGCAGGTTTAAATGTTTGCCGTCTTAATTTTTCTCACGGAACACACGAAGAGCATAAAATTAAAATCGACCGCATAAAAAAAGTAAGAGAAGATTTGGGGCTGCCTATTGCCATTATGCTTGATACAAAGGGACCTGAAATAAGACTGGGTAATTTTGAAAAGCCTGCGGAAATCGTACAGGGACAGGAGTTTATAATAACCTCACGAGAAGTAACGGGAACAAACCAAATATGCAGTATTTCTTATAAAAATCTTACTAAAGATATAAAACTTAAAAGCAGAATTTTAATTAACGACGGAATGCTTGAGCTGCAAGTAATAGATATTTTAAACGATACGGATATTGAATGTGTTGCCGTTAATTCGGGAACATTAACAAGCAAAAAAGGAGTAAATATTCCCGGCTTACGCGTAAATATTCCGTATATGAGCGAAAAAGATATTGCGGATATCGAATTTGCAATAGAAAATGACTTGGATTTTATTGCCGCTTCATTTATTCAAAATGCCGACGATGTAATGCAAATTAAAAATATCTTAAATAAACACAACAGTACAATTGCCGTTATTGCCAAAATTGAAAATCAGGAAGGTCTTGATAATATAGATTCCATTTTGGAGGTTGCCGACGGGATTATGGTGGCACGCGGCGACTTGGGTGTGGAAATTCCGCCTGAAAAAATACCGCATGAACAAAAAAAACTTATACGTAAAGCCAATCTTGCGGGAAAACTTGTAATAACCGCAACTCAAATGCTTGAATCTATGACCCATAATCTGCGTCCGACACGTGCCGAGGTTACGGACGTGGCAAATGCAATTTTAGACGGAACTTCGGCGGTAATGCTTTCAGGTGAAACCGCCGCCGGTGAATACCCCGTAGAAACCGTTGCAATGATGAATTCCATTGCGGTTACCACTGAAGCTACTTTGGATTACGAAAAACTGTTTTTAGAAAATGCCTCGCTTCATGAAACTACAGTTACCAATGCACTTGCACGGGCTACCTGTTCTACCGCTTTAAGTTTGGGTGCAAACGTAATAATTACCGCCTCCGCTTCAGGCATTACTCCGAGGGCTCTTTCCAAATTTAAACCGAAAATACCTATTATTGCAATTACACCTTCAGTACATGCTATGCGAAAACTTTCTTTGGAGTGGGACGTATATCCCGTACTTTCTCCGATAATACACTCTACGGATAATATGTTTAATATATGTTCCCAAATTGCAAAAGAGGCGGGTTATGTAAAAACCGGAGACCTTGCAATTTTAACGGCGGGTATTCCTATCGGACAGTCCGGTTCTACGAATTTATTAAAGGTTCAAACAATAGAATAA
- a CDS encoding alpha/beta hydrolase family protein — protein sequence MKKLLLFLCTAVLLSACTANNSVKPSAQPIPLEDFFRNPEKTGYSVSPDGTHIAFLQPWKNRLNIFVQKLGDDNAVKITSAEERDISSYFWKSDNVIAFLQDSGGDENYKLFVVNKDGTNEKALTPFDNVTVEIVDDLEDRENEMLIAMNKRNPQIFDVYRIDIATGDLTMIAENPGNISGWMTDHEGKLRVATTTDGVNTGLLYRKTEAEQFVKIMETGFKDNFNPLLMTFDNKDLYVASNIDRDKAALYTFNPETKKLGEMIFESDEADVNRILYSKKRKTITGVSYYTDKRHVHFFDEERQAMQEDLEKQLPDIEINVVSSDKNETTFIIRTFSDKTSGSFYIYNKETKKLTLLTDVAPWIKPENMASMKPVQYKSSDGLTIHGYLTLPVGKENEKNLPVVINPHGGPWARDYWGFSPETQFLANRGYAVLQMNFRGSIGYGKEFWIKGFKQWGKKMQDDITDGVNWLIAEGIADPKRIAIYGASYGGYAVLAGVTFTPDLYACAIDYVGVSNIFTLFETLPPYWEQGRKMMYEMIGNPETEKDMLTEVSPIFHIDNIKVPLFVAQGANDPRVKKEHSDQIVEALKKKNIDVEYMVKDNEGHGFSNEENRFDFYRAMEKFLQKHIGK from the coding sequence ATGAAAAAACTATTATTATTTTTATGTACGGCGGTATTATTGTCCGCCTGTACGGCAAACAATTCGGTTAAGCCTTCCGCACAGCCGATACCTTTGGAAGACTTTTTCCGCAATCCGGAAAAAACCGGCTATTCCGTTTCTCCGGACGGAACACATATCGCCTTTTTACAACCGTGGAAAAACAGGCTTAATATTTTCGTGCAAAAATTGGGAGATGATAATGCCGTAAAAATTACTTCTGCGGAAGAGCGGGATATTTCTTCATATTTTTGGAAAAGCGATAACGTTATTGCATTTTTACAGGACTCAGGCGGAGATGAAAACTATAAACTGTTTGTAGTAAATAAAGACGGAACAAACGAAAAAGCTCTTACTCCCTTTGATAATGTAACGGTAGAGATTGTAGATGATCTTGAAGACCGAGAAAATGAAATGCTTATTGCTATGAACAAACGCAATCCTCAAATATTTGATGTATACAGAATCGATATTGCTACAGGCGATTTAACAATGATTGCCGAAAATCCCGGAAATATTTCAGGTTGGATGACCGACCATGAAGGTAAATTAAGAGTTGCAACTACAACCGACGGGGTCAATACAGGGCTTTTATATCGCAAAACCGAAGCGGAGCAATTTGTTAAAATTATGGAAACGGGTTTTAAAGATAATTTTAACCCTCTTTTAATGACATTCGACAATAAAGACTTGTATGTAGCTTCAAATATAGACCGCGATAAGGCGGCCTTATATACTTTTAACCCGGAAACGAAAAAATTGGGCGAAATGATTTTTGAAAGCGATGAAGCCGATGTTAACAGGATACTTTATTCAAAAAAACGCAAGACGATAACCGGCGTAAGCTATTATACCGATAAACGCCATGTTCATTTTTTTGATGAAGAGAGGCAGGCAATGCAGGAAGACTTAGAAAAACAATTGCCCGATATCGAAATAAATGTAGTATCTTCCGATAAAAATGAAACAACATTTATTATAAGAACCTTTTCGGATAAAACAAGCGGCAGTTTTTATATTTATAATAAGGAAACGAAAAAATTAACTCTTCTTACCGATGTTGCACCGTGGATTAAACCTGAAAATATGGCATCTATGAAACCAGTTCAATATAAAAGCTCCGACGGTTTAACAATACACGGCTATTTAACCTTGCCTGTCGGAAAAGAAAACGAAAAGAATTTGCCGGTAGTTATAAATCCGCACGGAGGACCTTGGGCTCGCGATTATTGGGGCTTCAGTCCCGAAACCCAATTTTTGGCAAACCGGGGCTATGCCGTTTTACAGATGAACTTCCGCGGCTCGATAGGATACGGAAAAGAATTCTGGATAAAGGGATTTAAACAATGGGGCAAAAAAATGCAGGACGACATTACCGACGGTGTAAACTGGCTTATCGCGGAAGGGATTGCCGACCCAAAACGCATTGCAATTTACGGCGCTTCTTACGGAGGCTATGCCGTTCTTGCAGGCGTAACTTTTACACCCGATTTATATGCCTGCGCAATAGACTATGTAGGAGTTTCCAACATATTTACTCTTTTTGAAACCTTGCCTCCGTATTGGGAACAGGGAAGAAAAATGATGTATGAAATGATAGGTAATCCCGAAACGGAGAAGGATATGCTTACGGAGGTTTCTCCGATATTTCACATCGATAATATCAAAGTTCCTCTTTTCGTAGCCCAGGGAGCAAACGACCCGAGGGTAAAAAAAGAACACTCCGACCAGATTGTCGAAGCATTAAAAAAGAAAAACATAGATGTTGAATATATGGTAAAGGATAATGAAGGACACGGCTTCAGCAACGAAGAAAACCGTTTCGACTTTTACCGAGCTATGGAAAAATTCTTACAAAAACACATAGGTAAATAA
- a CDS encoding glycosyltransferase family 4 protein yields the protein MKIGINAFGCEHGRSGIGSYILSLVKNLPRTDYEFQLFGPELDKYTYTSDIDYISFAGIDIADTNFAEKMWHFKNLNSFIKKQKYDAVIYPSGIDLLPPILTVPSIFVIQRLLSANLNLLAKIGAKRTLKNASGIICPSKFIKADLAEYGITDSEAKVIYNGIDTSLFKYRENDNSEAVFIQPFSIRKPYIIYASRITSPEKCHIELVKAFSIFKKKFGTAHRLVIAGSDGDNTETVHNAVIQSGFSSDILLTGYFPHENLPQLYASADLCVFPSMAEGVGLPVIEAMACGIPVACAAAGALPEMAGEAAVFFNPKKPEEIANAISNLIDTEENKERREEVIQKGLGWISRYNWKTTAEETVKYLDSIFKKKV from the coding sequence TTGAAGATTGGAATAAATGCATTCGGCTGCGAACACGGCAGGTCCGGAATAGGTTCATATATATTATCGCTCGTAAAAAATTTACCGAGAACCGATTACGAATTTCAACTCTTCGGACCGGAATTGGACAAGTATACCTATACTTCGGACATCGATTATATAAGCTTTGCCGGAATAGACATTGCAGACACGAACTTCGCCGAAAAAATGTGGCATTTTAAAAATTTAAATTCATTTATAAAAAAACAAAAATACGATGCGGTAATTTACCCCTCAGGGATAGATTTATTGCCTCCCATTCTTACGGTACCGTCTATTTTTGTAATTCAGCGTCTTTTATCGGCAAATTTAAACCTCTTGGCAAAAATCGGTGCAAAACGCACATTAAAAAATGCTTCGGGAATTATATGTCCTTCCAAATTCATCAAAGCCGATTTAGCCGAATACGGTATTACCGATTCGGAAGCAAAGGTTATTTATAACGGAATAGATACCTCTCTATTTAAATACCGTGAAAATGACAATTCGGAAGCGGTATTTATACAGCCCTTTTCTATCCGAAAGCCCTATATAATTTATGCGTCCCGTATAACAAGCCCCGAAAAATGCCACATCGAACTTGTAAAGGCTTTTTCGATTTTTAAGAAAAAATTCGGCACAGCTCATAGACTTGTCATTGCAGGTTCCGACGGAGACAATACTGAAACCGTTCATAATGCGGTAATTCAATCGGGCTTTTCATCAGATATTTTGCTTACAGGGTATTTTCCGCATGAAAATCTTCCTCAGCTTTATGCTTCCGCAGACCTTTGCGTCTTTCCGTCCATGGCGGAGGGAGTCGGTTTACCCGTTATTGAAGCTATGGCTTGCGGAATCCCCGTTGCCTGTGCCGCAGCAGGAGCCTTACCAGAAATGGCCGGAGAGGCGGCGGTATTTTTCAATCCTAAAAAACCTGAAGAAATAGCAAATGCAATTTCAAATTTAATAGACACCGAAGAAAATAAAGAACGCCGCGAAGAAGTTATACAAAAAGGACTCGGCTGGATTTCCCGATATAATTGGAAAACAACAGCCGAGGAAACCGTAAAATATTTGGATTCTATTTTTAAGAAAAAAGTATAA
- the purN gene encoding phosphoribosylglycinamide formyltransferase, whose translation MKKLVILASGNGSNLQAVIEAVDLGKIDYSIEAVISDKKEAFALKRAEKAGVKAVYFPFKKGTDRRAYDKELAKTVKTFSPDYVLLLGWMRILSNPFILQFKDKIINLHPALPGTFPGTEAIERQYKAFLEGKIAECGIMTHFVPDEGIDSGPVIFTETVPLFLHDTLEEFEKRVHETEHKLIIRTLKWKMKN comes from the coding sequence TTGAAAAAACTGGTTATCTTAGCTTCCGGTAACGGAAGCAATCTGCAAGCTGTAATTGAAGCGGTTGACTTAGGCAAAATTGATTACTCGATTGAAGCTGTAATATCCGATAAAAAAGAAGCCTTCGCTTTAAAGCGTGCGGAAAAGGCAGGTGTAAAAGCCGTATATTTTCCGTTTAAAAAGGGTACCGATAGAAGAGCTTATGATAAAGAACTTGCAAAAACCGTAAAAACTTTTTCTCCGGATTACGTGCTGCTCTTAGGTTGGATGCGCATTTTAAGTAATCCGTTTATTCTTCAGTTTAAAGATAAAATTATAAACTTACATCCTGCTTTGCCCGGAACATTTCCCGGTACTGAAGCTATAGAGCGGCAATACAAGGCTTTCCTTGAAGGTAAAATAGCGGAGTGCGGAATTATGACACATTTCGTGCCGGATGAGGGGATTGATTCAGGCCCTGTAATTTTTACCGAAACAGTCCCGCTTTTTTTGCATGATACTTTGGAAGAATTTGAAAAACGCGTTCACGAAACGGAACATAAACTTATAATAAGGACATTAAAATGGAAAATGAAAAATTAA
- a CDS encoding Rpn family recombination-promoting nuclease/putative transposase yields MASTLETLAPPEKFTVRNDYAFKKVFGTEKNKDILIKFVSLVTGMQENTFADVRLENTELTTRFYDEKTGRLDIKIKLHSGEKINLEMQNIWFEYFTKRSIFYWTQLFLEDFSKGADYSELKKCIAINILNQPFHLANKIHSIYKILETEEHSELDGMLEIHFLDLTKIEKEQRSELEKWLLFIQTDEKEVRKMLAKENPLMQKAEDTMEEFYTVAEQRALYQAAWRYESDRVSMINESMRKGIAQGRSEGFSDGVLETAKVLKQLGDSVQKIMQATGLTKEEIEKL; encoded by the coding sequence ATGGCAAGCACTTTAGAAACACTTGCACCGCCTGAAAAATTCACCGTCCGCAACGACTATGCGTTTAAAAAAGTCTTCGGCACGGAAAAGAATAAAGACATTCTCATAAAATTCGTCTCGCTTGTAACCGGAATGCAAGAAAATACTTTTGCCGATGTACGGCTTGAAAACACGGAGCTTACTACCCGCTTTTACGATGAAAAAACCGGCAGACTCGACATAAAAATCAAACTGCACTCAGGCGAAAAAATCAACCTTGAAATGCAAAACATCTGGTTCGAGTACTTTACCAAACGCAGCATTTTTTATTGGACACAGCTTTTTCTCGAAGATTTCAGCAAGGGAGCCGATTACAGCGAGCTCAAAAAATGCATAGCGATAAACATTCTCAATCAGCCGTTTCACCTTGCTAATAAAATCCACTCAATTTATAAGATTTTGGAAACGGAAGAACACAGCGAGCTGGACGGAATGCTTGAAATCCACTTTTTGGATTTAACGAAAATAGAGAAAGAACAGCGCAGCGAACTGGAAAAATGGTTGCTGTTTATACAAACCGACGAGAAGGAGGTGAGGAAGATGTTGGCAAAAGAAAATCCTTTAATGCAAAAAGCCGAAGACACGATGGAAGAATTCTACACTGTTGCGGAACAACGTGCCCTTTACCAAGCTGCATGGCGATACGAGAGCGACCGCGTTTCTATGATAAATGAATCGATGAGAAAAGGCATAGCTCAAGGCAGAAGTGAAGGCTTTTCCGACGGCGTGCTGGAAACGGCAAAGGTCTTAAAACAACTCGGCGATTCGGTACAAAAAATAATGCAGGCTACCGGTTTAACTAAAGAAGAAATAGAAAAGCTGTAG